The Juglans regia cultivar Chandler chromosome 1, Walnut 2.0, whole genome shotgun sequence nucleotide sequence AAAATTAACTTTGCTGTTGGTGAGGTTTGAAGGATCcatttttggtttgatgtttggtgtggtgacCAGGCTCTTTTTAGTGAGTTTCCAGTTATTTTTAGTGTGGCAGCCCATTGGAACGCTACTGTTCCTGATTTGTTAGTCTCTTCTAATGGAACCTTGTAGTGGGATGTTTGTTTTACTAGAGCTGTACAGGACTGGGAACTTGATGAGGTATCtgattttttcagcttcttatGCTCCCTGGGGATTGGGGGTAATAGAGGGATAGAATGTTATGGAATACGGGTAGTAAAAAGTTTTCAGTACGGTCTTACTATAAGGCATTGACTGTTCAGCATTGTTCTCCTTTTCCTTGGAAACgtatttggaggtctcatgTGTCTTCCAAAGTCACTTTTTTCATACGGACAGCATCACTCGGGAACATTCTGATGATCGATAACTTGAGAAAGCGTGGCTTTGTTGTTATGGAGTGgtgtttcatgtgtaagaaaCATGGGGAATCTGTGGATAATTCATTTACTTCTGCACTGCGAGATGGCAAAGGCGTTGCGGGATGATATCTTCAGTAGAGTTGGGctggcttgggtgatgcctatgaAAGTCGTGGATCTACTTGCGTGTAGGATTGGGCGTCAACATTCTCCTCAAGTGGctgctgtgtggaagatggttcctttgtgtcttatgtggtgtatttggtgggaaAGGAACAAGCAATGCTTTAATAATAAGGAACACACTATGGAGGAAATTTGGAATTTCTGTGTTCTCTTTATTTCAATGTTTTTCTGCTATAGTGCTTAATGGAGCTTCAGCTCATGATTTTTGGTTTTCGATATCTTcttttagaatgtaattaggtgttttcttttgtatattttctgTATACATGGGttttgcctatttcattcgatGAATAAAgttctttcttataaaaaaaaaagttttaagtaGGCTTTTGTTTCTACTCCAAAATGTGAATCTTGGAATGGTGGGGGCCTACTCAGTCATGCACAAAGTGATCGTTTGATGACTCGTTCGATAAAGTGATTTTGGGATTCATTTCAATGACAAAAACCACTTTCTGCAGAAGTGAGTTTGATACTTATCCAAAATTATATTTGGGATCTTAAAGTTGCTTCTGACTTTATTTTTGAGATATAGACCCAAAGTAAGGAAACAGAGATAAACTTCTTCATTGGGTGCTTGATTTTGCCAATCCTAGCGTtcccaaagaaaacaaaactagCCAAaggaaatattcatttttttattttttgataagtaaagagTCAAAGGAAGTAATCATAAGAGGTCAAAAGTATCGCAGTGATTTGATATTCTGTGATATTTTAGAAGTGAGCTTGAAGTACAAAAACACACTTTTGTAGCTTTGTggaaagaatatataaaatatgaggataatGGTGTTCTGTCAAAATATTAGTTGgcttaaaatggtgaaaataagGAACCATATACAGCCTAGCGGAAATGCTTCTGGAAAGCTGTTATTTAATGAgcatgaaaatgtcaaaattcaGTCGGTGTAATTTGGTGACACAAATTGCATAGTTAAAATTTGTTTGAAGCTTGTGACGTAGTTGATTTTCTATATTAGCGTACTAAAATATGAAGTTTGTGTGAAGGCATCAGAAAGCTCGATGATTGGCAGAAAATGTATCAATTAGTCCTTGTAATTTCACTTTTTGTCATTGTCGAAATTCAGTGTGAAGCGCACGCACGCGCACATATTCTCAGccaatatgaataatatttgatatagtGGAAGCAAAACTGATTTAGCTGTAGCTATTCATGCAGCTTAGAGTTAAGAATCAAGTCCGGTGCTCATTTGTTTGTTTACCTCATTAGAATTCGTCATTTGTTTGTTAATTGCAAGAGACTGCTTCTTGTTGCCCCCTCCACCCCCTGTTTTCCCTTCTGAACTTCCCTTTCGCTAATGGCAAGTTCTGTGCAGGTTCATCTGCTGCTGAGTGGACACAAGATGGAGACTTTGGTAACTGGTTAGATCAGCATATGTTTCACACAGATAGTGTTGAAGAAGAGAAGAGGTGGTCATCACAACCTCAACCCTCTGCTCGTGTTGCGGAATATAAACCTTTGTACAGAACATCCTCATACCCCGAGCAGCAACCAGTGCTGCATCGCTACTCTAGTGAACCAATTCTAGTACCTAAATCAACATTCACGTCTTTCCCTCCACCTGGAAGCAGATCCGAACAAGGTTCACCACACCACCCTAATATGTCTTTTCTTGGTGGTGGTCCACAGATACCGTTCTCTACACCAAACCTCTCTCCTTGTTCTAACTCTACTCATCACTTGGCTGGTTTATCTCATGGTTTGAATTATGGTGGAAATATGCTTCAGTTCACCAGTGGTGGCCTTTCTTTTAATAGCAGGCCGCAAAATCACTGGGCCAACCATGCTGGTATATTGCATGGGGATCACGCAGGCCTTTTAAACACTATTGTGCAACAACAGTTACCTCATCAAAATGTACTCAGGTCCCCACAAATAATGGCACCACAGCAGATGCTGCAACAGCAGAGACTGCACCATCAATTACCCTCTTTGGCCCATTTTGCGGCACTACAGTCCCAACAGTATAATGTCCATCCATCATCCTCACATAAATCAAAGTTTGGATTGACTGATATGAGAGACCAAAGACCAAAATCATCACAAAGGAGCAAACATAATCTGCGTTTTTCTCACCAAGGATCTGATACTAGTAGCCAGAAAAGTGAGACTGGGTGGGTCCAAATTAGATCCAAGTATATGACATCTGAAGAAATAGAGAATATACTTAAAATGCAGCATGCTGCTACACATGGCAATGACCCATACATTGATGACTATTACCACCAAGCAAGTCTTGCCAAAAGAGCTACTGGATCGAGGTTGAAACAGCCTTTCTGCCCATCTCACTTGAGGGAGCACCCTTCTCGAGGCCGTAATAGTACAGAACAACATCCTCATCTCTCCATTGACGCTATTGGTAGGATACCTCTCTCTTCCATACGCAGACCTCGCCCCCTCCTTGAAGTCGACCCTCCTCCCTCTGCTTCTGGTGATAGCTCTGACCAGAAAGTCTCTGAGAAGCCTCTGGAACAGGAACCGATGCTTGCTGCTAGAATCACCATTGAGGATGGActttgtcttcttcttgatGTCGATGATATTGATCGGTTTCTACAATCTAGTGCATCCCAGGATGGTGGGGCTCAGCTCAGGCGAAGGCGACAGATCCTTCTAGAAGGTCTGGCAACATCACTTCAACTTGTAGACCCACTTGGCAAAACCAGCCACACTGTTGGGCTGACTTCCAAGGATGACCTTGTGTTCTTACGATTGGTCTCTCTTCCCAAGGGTCGAAAACTCTTATCTAGGTTCCTTCAGCTTCTCTTCTCTGGTAGGGAGCTTGCCCGAATTGTTTGTATGGCTGTTTTTCGTCATTTAAGGTTTTTGTTCGGCGGCCTTCAATCTGATCCCGGAGCAGCTGAGACGACCACTCATCTTGCAAAGACAGTTTCCTCATGTGTCAAGGGCATGGATTTACGGTCGCTAAGTGCTTGTCTTGTTGCAGTTGTTTGTTCTTCAGAGCAGCCACCACTGCGCCCTGTTGGAAGCCCTGCTGGTGATGGGGCGtctattattttgaaatctgTCCTTGAAAGGGCTACTGAACTGTTAACTGATCCTCATGCTGCTGGTAACTGTAGCGTTCCTAATCTTGCGCTGTGGCAAGCTTCATTTGATGAATTTTTCACGCTTCTTACCAAGTATTGCCTGAGTAAATATGAAACTATAGTGCAATCCGTATGTTCACAGATCCAGCCAAGTACAGACGTGATTGGATCTGAGGCAGCCCAAGCTATTAGTAGGGAAATGCCTGTTGAGCTTCTACGTGCCAGTCTTCCTCACACTAATGAGCTCCAACGGAAACTTCTATTAGATTTTGGTAACCATTCCATGCCCATTGCTGGGTTCAATGCCAGCGGGAAGAGTAGTGGCCGGATAAACTCAGAATCAGTGAAGGGTTGACTGAGGATACCAACAGataaatttcaaaggttttgGAAGAATGTATGCTTTAGTTGATTTTTCTCTGCACATCTTCTTTGGATGCTTTCGTGAAGTGAAAATCAAGTACGGATGTGCTTTGGTATGCTTTGATGAAGTAAATCTGAGGTGGAGATCTCTCTTGAATGTTTGCACGAAGCGAATCTGCTTTGGAGTGAAATTTGGCTGCATGGGAAGTGTATGCAAGGCATGTGCGATTGTTGCAGGTGCACTTCAAGGCTTGtgtaatatatgttatttagCTTACTTGGGACAAAATTTCCTTATGATGCTTATTTTGACGATTTTATGGTCTCACACAATTGTGTATTATGATGGAACTTCATGGTGCATGTTTTTAACCGAAATTCTTCTTTTAGGGAGTTACATTGGTGCTGTGTTAAAACTCCAGACAAAGCATGGTGGGCATAGAATGTACAGGTTGATCTTACTGAACCTTCCCAAAACTTCGTTTCATTCCATCTAATTCACTTGACTGATTGGTCATTGTCAGCTGTAGGTTACCTATCTACTTGGATGGACACATTTTTCTCTCTTGCTTTGGCTTGATGGATGGGAAGGGGTAGCACCGAATCCTAAAATTCATTAGGATCGGTTAAGgcatcgtttgttttcagagatttgagatgagttgagtttaaagttaaaaaattaaataaaatattgttagattatattttttaatattatttttttttttaagatttaaaaaagttgaattatttattttattttgtataaaaatttaaaaaagttataatgatgagatgagagatttttaaaatttttaaaatttaaaattttaatcttaaaagcaAACATTTATTTTGGGTCCACAGCCTATAATTGTAAAAGGCCTTATTCTAGTGCTGCTGCTGCTACTATTACTAATAGACAACTTACAATAATTTTGTAAGTCTTACCATTTAACATTTTTGGGCCTTTTATTTATTACGGAACCAAACTCATAAGTTTGACAAAGCCATTGAAAGTTAGAATAGAGGTATGACCGATCTAATTTTGGACAAATGTTGAACCAAATCAGTATACATTGATTCTTTTGGTTTATCACTTATTTATCACCGAAATcggaattttttatattttcaatctaTCGTTTACACGTGTGGCATTAAATAAGTTTcgtattataactttttcaacattaaatttaattgttagagtttagtatttattattaacaattaataATTCATTAGTGTCTAATTAACTAGTATAGTATCCTCGTTTGTATTcgcagataagatgagttgaaattaaagtcaaaagttgaataaaatattgttagaatatatttttttaatattatttttattttgaaatttaaaaaagttgaattgtttattttattttgtatgcgaatttaaaaaagttgtaataattagatgagatgaaatgaattgagaggagttataaaaacaaacgaggcctaagtagtgtctaacttatataaaatgttatattaattttatgttataagattaataaacttgaataatatgattaaaatctcatgttatattaattaacaatttagtatataatatgtataatataatataaaaacttatatataatataaaaaatatatattataaaatatatatacatatatatacctgATCGGTTGATACAAaccgatttaaaaaaaaatagtaattattaataattactaattCATTAGTATCTAATTATCTAGTATAGTGTAcgtagtgtctaacttatatcaaatgttataagattaatatacttgaataatatgattaaagttttatgttatattaattagtaatttatatataatatatataatataaaaaattatatatatatatattggttcggtctggttcaaatcgattttcaaaatatgaaaaccagtTTCGATATTTAAAGAATTGGGATGAGACTAGTTGTGACCTAGACCAAATCCATCGGTTCAActagttttttggatttttttataccCCTATGTTAGAACTCAAAATACATTGCATTTCAgtgatttatttaaataaaataattttgtttcttcttggcgtttttaaaaagtttcttcaattttttaataagtttggatATTGTTGTCAAAtcgaatattttgtttaaaaaaagggGTGGACATCTGTAACACACCTTCCCTTCTGTTTttcgttttctctttcttttatggaTAACCATACTCCACCTACTGTTTTACAACCTCTTAGACTCTcacgtgattttttttaaacaaaaagcaCTAAATAGGCTTTAGAATtcaaaatcatttattttctcttgttctCGCCTTCTCCCCTCCCCCATGACGTCTCTCTATCATCTTCGGCCACCACTACTGTTCAACGGCATCTCAAGTGAGtctctcttcttccttctatCATCTATctctcatgctctctctctctctctctctctctctctctctctctctctctctctctctctctagttagGGCACATCAAGAGtatgaggaaaagaaagacaaatgTGGTGTTACCTTATGGGGTGTCTCAAGCAGTTGGATGTATGTGATAGTAGTAGACGACGATAATGGCAACTATAATAGTAAATCTTAATttcgcagagagagagagggggagatagagatagagagatagagagggagagagttgaggtgagaggtggaggagagaaACGTACATGAGATGATGTTGCCGAGCGGTGGTGGTAGGTAGAGATGATTGAGAGACGATATGGGGGAGGGGGAGAACGTAATAGTAAATTTTACATCTtgtccgagagagagagagagtcgaggtgAGAGGTGGAGGATAGACTCACCTAGACCTCTGTCTTGTCTCCCTAAGCCAAGttgttgggtttgtggagaCTAGTTCATTCTTGTGACAACCCGACTTGATGACTTGGCTTAACAAGGATTTgtcacaattttttttgtaaaattctcgACCCAAGCCAAAGTAAAATGCCAAACATTTTTTACATGGTTTATGACTCGAGAAATGCCAAATAGGAAGTTCGCTTGAGTGAAGTTCAGACAGAGAGTTCACTCAACACTTGCTTGACATGTCGCTCAGACGAACATTAGACAAAAAGTTTGCTCGAGACTCGCTCGACAGCTTACTCAAGCGAATAACCCAGCAATTGTAAAAGTAGGGTTTCCACCGTACAACCCTATAGATGTTTATTATGAACAGTATGGCTAGTTCTGAGCATTGTAATTTCTCCCTATAGTGTACTTTGATATTccttaagagaataaaatcatctacaatTCCGTGGACGTAAGCACATTGTCAAACTATGTAAATTTTTGTGTCATgtgattgatttctttttttgttctattttactTTATGCCATCGTTTTACAACACAAGTCTCATCCTATTGCTCCATCCTCATAAAGATCCTCACAAAGGatggttaaaatataaaatatagaaaaacgAGTCAAATACTCGATAAGTAACATCATCTGTAAACATATTAtcaaacataaggtttcttgaaaaatatgcatactcatAGTTACATATGTAAATAATATGAACCTAAATTGTACATGAAATGCCttaacttatctttcatttGTCATCATTGGCCGATACCAACTGTTGACTCTGTGAGTTAGTGTTAGCGAATATTGAAGATTCTGATTCTGCCTATGGCCACGAGTTGAGAATTTATACATAAAGAAGACAACACTAGGTGCACTATCAGAGTGTACGTCCTAGCAATGCAATATGCCTTTTGACCTCATGATAATGTCTTCACTGTTATAACATAGACCATTACGTATCTTAACAGTCATACCTCATCATAATCATGCGTATATACTTTCTTCTCATAACTTGCCTTTTCATaccttatcatatcatagatataaaataaaatcgtaacttttcataaaatattgtgatacatgtttcttcatataaaatcatgacctttcat carries:
- the LOC108993576 gene encoding protein PAT1 homolog 2-like isoform X1, which gives rise to MERSDGKAFKDFAEDSSGNALFDASQYEFFGHNAVEEVELGGLEDNQDNGPTFGPADDEYHLFDREEVVGFGSLPDVDDLAATFAKLNRAVTGPRHPGVIGDRGSGSFSRESSSAAEWTQDGDFGNWLDQHMFHTDSVEEEKRWSSQPQPSARVAEYKPLYRTSSYPEQQPVLHRYSSEPILVPKSTFTSFPPPGSRSEQGSPHHPNMSFLGGGPQIPFSTPNLSPCSNSTHHLAGLSHGLNYGGNMLQFTSGGLSFNSRPQNHWANHAGILHGDHAGLLNTIVQQQLPHQNVLRSPQIMAPQQMLQQQRLHHQLPSLAHFAALQSQQYNVHPSSSHKSKFGLTDMRDQRPKSSQRSKHNLRFSHQGSDTSSQKSETGWVQIRSKYMTSEEIENILKMQHAATHGNDPYIDDYYHQASLAKRATGSRLKQPFCPSHLREHPSRGRNSTEQHPHLSIDAIGRIPLSSIRRPRPLLEVDPPPSASGDSSDQKVSEKPLEQEPMLAARITIEDGLCLLLDVDDIDRFLQSSASQDGGAQLRRRRQILLEGLATSLQLVDPLGKTSHTVGLTSKDDLVFLRLVSLPKGRKLLSRFLQLLFSGRELARIVCMAVFRHLRFLFGGLQSDPGAAETTTHLAKTVSSCVKGMDLRSLSACLVAVVCSSEQPPLRPVGSPAGDGASIILKSVLERATELLTDPHAAGNCSVPNLALWQASFDEFFTLLTKYCLSKYETIVQSVCSQIQPSTDVIGSEAAQAISREMPVELLRASLPHTNELQRKLLLDFGNHSMPIAGFNASGKSSGRINSESVKG
- the LOC108993576 gene encoding protein PAT1 homolog 1-like isoform X2 is translated as MFHTDSVEEEKRWSSQPQPSARVAEYKPLYRTSSYPEQQPVLHRYSSEPILVPKSTFTSFPPPGSRSEQGSPHHPNMSFLGGGPQIPFSTPNLSPCSNSTHHLAGLSHGLNYGGNMLQFTSGGLSFNSRPQNHWANHAGILHGDHAGLLNTIVQQQLPHQNVLRSPQIMAPQQMLQQQRLHHQLPSLAHFAALQSQQYNVHPSSSHKSKFGLTDMRDQRPKSSQRSKHNLRFSHQGSDTSSQKSETGWVQIRSKYMTSEEIENILKMQHAATHGNDPYIDDYYHQASLAKRATGSRLKQPFCPSHLREHPSRGRNSTEQHPHLSIDAIGRIPLSSIRRPRPLLEVDPPPSASGDSSDQKVSEKPLEQEPMLAARITIEDGLCLLLDVDDIDRFLQSSASQDGGAQLRRRRQILLEGLATSLQLVDPLGKTSHTVGLTSKDDLVFLRLVSLPKGRKLLSRFLQLLFSGRELARIVCMAVFRHLRFLFGGLQSDPGAAETTTHLAKTVSSCVKGMDLRSLSACLVAVVCSSEQPPLRPVGSPAGDGASIILKSVLERATELLTDPHAAGNCSVPNLALWQASFDEFFTLLTKYCLSKYETIVQSVCSQIQPSTDVIGSEAAQAISREMPVELLRASLPHTNELQRKLLLDFGNHSMPIAGFNASGKSSGRINSESVKG